Below is a genomic region from Medicago truncatula cultivar Jemalong A17 chromosome 3, MtrunA17r5.0-ANR, whole genome shotgun sequence.
ATTGTCTAATTGTGCATAACACATACTGATGAAAGGCGCAGCCAAAAATACAAAGTCATGAAAGCAAAAATAGAAATCTCcaactatatattatatatttgaaaattgaaaaacgaGTAATGGCATACATTACTTGCAAATCAACACCATATCTTAAATAGCCACAACCATGCATATACATCATTATTGAAATTTGGATGGATATTAAGAAACCCAATTATTTAGACGGAAACAAAGACTACTATTTAAAGTAGTACAtagatgcataatatatatctAGCATCGTAGGCTTTTTTTCACATATCGATATTAAGCAGGAAGAGACATCTTCAAGAAGTCTTTCTTGAATTTCAAGCTAGAGGCTATCTTGTATGCGTCTTGTGCTTCAGAGACAGAGGCAAAACAGTAGCCATATTTGAGATTAGAATTTGGAAAGTGAGCACAATAATTCCCACTACCCTTTTTTGTGCATTCATCATGAGACATACATAACTTAGGATGTTCCTCAACCTTCCTGTGAAAATTTCCACTTACCACATTGTCATTTTCGCAAAAGCCCACACAAACACCGTACGTACAATCAACGGGTACGCATTCACAATCGTTACGACAACCTGGCAAAAAGGTACCGCAACTTTGTTGACATCCTGCTCCTTCTACTTTTTTCATCGGAAACATTACTGTAAATGACAAAGCTAATTAAAGTTTGAACAACATACAAATACCATTATTATAATAGTAATAAAATTAGTTGAGAGTTGATTCTGATAAATTTCTCATGATTTATTAAACATAAATAGAAATGCATGAATGGTATATATATTGGTGAGAAAGATGATTGAAATATATACCGAATGCAGCAAGCAAGAAGACAGCAAAAGAAGCAAGCTTAACATAAGCCATTGATTGATTGATCAAAAGAAAGAACCAGCTGCTACAATATACTATTGTTTGTTAATTATGAACTCAACTTTGTATTGCATTTCTTCATTTCCTGCATGCATCAATTTATAgacaaaattaatgtttttgccTTATCCATGGATCTTCAAAttgttttattaaattcaaCAGCGAGGGACACGAGGTTAATTTAATAAGCATTCCCACTAAAATACACAAGCTGAGGTTTCTATATGCTTATCTATAACTGAgggtaaacaaacacaaactcT
It encodes:
- the LOC11408186 gene encoding albumin-1 translates to MAYVKLASFAVFLLAAFVMFPMKKVEGAGCQQSCGTFLPGCRNDCECVPVDCTYGVCVGFCENDNVVSGNFHRKVEEHPKLCMSHDECTKKGSGNYCAHFPNSNLKYGYCFASVSEAQDAYKIASSLKFKKDFLKMSLPA